The genomic region CGGCGGTATCGGCGGACCGAGGCGGGGAGCCGCCGACGAGGGAGGCGGCCTGCGCCGCGTTTTCTGCTGGCCCGATAGCTGGGCGCATCGGACGGGATGTCGATGACGTGGGCGCCGTCGAGGAGGCGATCCACCGCAGAGGCGACAAGGGGCTCGTTGCCGAGATTCTTGCCCCAGTCCGTGACCGAGAAGTTGGACACGATGATGAAGGCTCCGTGACGGTGGCGGGCACCCACGAGCTCGTAGAAGAGCGCACCGAAGTCCTGTTCCGGCCGTCGCGTGCCGGCACCGATCTCGTCCACGATCAGGAGGTGGGGCCTGCCGAGCGCCTCGAGCAGCTCGTCGAGGCTGTCGTCGGCCGTTGCGGCGTGCAGGATCGGGAGCAGCTCCGGTGCGCGGTGGTACTCGACGCGGTATCCGCCCTCGCAGGCGCGCACGCCCAGTCCTGTGGCGAGATGGCTCTTGCCGACGCCGCTGGGCCCCACGAATAGAATGGCCTCGCAGCGGTCGATGAAGCCGAGCTCGGCCAGGTCGATGATCTGGCGGCGGTCGATGGTGGGTTGTTTGGCGAA from bacterium harbors:
- a CDS encoding ATP-binding protein yields the protein MASEDLDRLRRNLETLRLRHIVENLDDHLREAKRLKLGHLGFMVRVTDAEVLARTDKGVQQRIARACFEEVVTLDAFDFAKQPTIDRRQIIDLAELGFIDRCEAILFVGPSGVGKSHLATGLGVRACEGGYRVEYHRAPELLPILHAATADDSLDELLEALGRPHLLIVDEIGAGTRRPEQDFGALFYELVGARHRHGAFIIVSNFSVTDWGKNLGNEPLVASAVDRLLDGAHVIDIPSDAPSYRASRKRGAGRLPRRRLPASVRRYRRR